In Paenibacillus ihbetae, the following are encoded in one genomic region:
- a CDS encoding HAD-IIIA family hydrolase: MLIEWQAVFIDRDGTIGGTGHFIHPRDFTLFEGAQEAINKLKDAGLKVFAFTNQHRISRGQATVDEFRKQFYSFGFDDSFICPHGPDDGCNCRKPSSGMLLAAAKRYKLDLTRCIVIGDVGDTDMLAAHAVGASKILVRTGWGEGSLNAYRHKWKETEPNYIARDLKEAVIWILGSNS, from the coding sequence ATGTTGATAGAATGGCAAGCTGTATTTATCGATCGGGATGGAACCATTGGTGGTACAGGACATTTCATACATCCAAGAGATTTTACATTATTTGAAGGGGCTCAAGAAGCGATCAATAAGCTCAAAGATGCAGGTCTTAAGGTATTTGCATTTACCAATCAACATAGGATATCACGTGGACAAGCGACAGTCGATGAATTCCGAAAACAGTTTTATTCATTTGGATTCGATGACTCCTTTATATGTCCTCATGGTCCTGATGATGGTTGTAATTGCAGGAAGCCAAGCTCTGGAATGCTCCTCGCAGCTGCAAAGAGATATAAATTGGACTTAACAAGATGTATAGTGATAGGCGACGTCGGTGATACCGATATGCTGGCAGCACATGCTGTCGGAGCAAGCAAGATACTGGTAAGAACCGGGTGGGGCGAAGGATCCTTAAACGCGTATAGACACAAATGGAAAGAAACTGAGCCCAATTATATTGCACGGGATCTTAAAGAAGCAGTGATATGGATTCTCGGAAGCAACTCATAG
- a CDS encoding winged helix-turn-helix transcriptional regulator: MSGERHYNIPSEATMDVIGGKWKIIVLCHLSYGPKRTSEIKKKMPDITQKMLTQTLRELEEDGIITRTVFNQVPPKVVYELSEMGVSLQPILDQICEWGEMYLNEKSKVIRGQAKEQLLT, translated from the coding sequence ATGAGTGGGGAGCGACATTATAATATTCCGTCTGAGGCGACCATGGATGTAATCGGCGGAAAGTGGAAGATCATTGTGCTGTGCCATTTAAGTTATGGCCCCAAGCGAACGAGTGAAATTAAGAAGAAGATGCCGGATATTACGCAGAAAATGTTAACCCAGACGCTGCGGGAGCTGGAGGAGGATGGAATTATTACGCGAACGGTCTTTAATCAAGTACCGCCAAAGGTCGTGTACGAGCTGAGTGAAATGGGCGTTTCGCTACAACCGATCCTTGATCAAATCTGTGAATGGGGAGAGATGTACCTGAACGAAAAATCTAAGGTAATACGAGGACAGGCAAAAGAACAGCTACTGACCTGA
- a CDS encoding NAD(P)H oxidoreductase yields MKVLTVVTHPRENSLTFAVTDKFVQGLKDAGHEAEILDLHRIGFDPVLWEADEPDWSDPTKNYSSEVEAEILRMKKHDALAYIFPVWWYGIPAMLKGYIDRVWNHGFAYGGGSKLHHQQVLWLALAGASEEHFAKRGYDQMLSLSLNTGMAGYSGIKNSRVEFFYDTLEGRSEHMESLLERAYQLGLHYEDSGVTVK; encoded by the coding sequence ATGAAGGTATTAACGGTTGTAACACATCCACGTGAAAATTCCTTAACATTTGCAGTTACCGATAAGTTTGTACAAGGGCTTAAGGACGCCGGGCACGAAGCGGAAATTCTGGACCTCCATCGCATCGGCTTCGATCCGGTCCTGTGGGAGGCAGACGAACCCGATTGGTCAGATCCTACCAAGAACTATTCTTCTGAGGTAGAGGCTGAAATCTTACGAATGAAGAAGCACGACGCGCTTGCTTATATCTTCCCAGTGTGGTGGTATGGAATTCCTGCCATGTTGAAAGGGTATATTGATCGTGTCTGGAACCATGGCTTCGCTTACGGCGGCGGCTCAAAACTTCATCATCAACAGGTGTTATGGCTCGCGCTGGCCGGAGCATCGGAAGAGCATTTTGCCAAGCGAGGTTATGATCAGATGCTGTCCCTTTCCCTCAATACTGGAATGGCCGGCTACTCCGGAATCAAGAATTCCCGCGTGGAATTCTTCTATGATACGTTAGAGGGTAGATCGGAGCATATGGAGAGTTTGCTCGAACGAGCTTATCAGTTGGGATTGCATTATGAGGATTCTGGAGTAACCGTGAAATAA